The DNA window TGAATAGCACTAAAATGAACAAATACATCGCCACCTTCATCATTGGCAATGAATCCGAAGCCCTTCTTCTCATTAAACCACTTAACGATTCCTTCTGACATTGTTTGCATCCT is part of the Deltaproteobacteria bacterium genome and encodes:
- a CDS encoding cold-shock protein; its protein translation is MSEGIVKWFNEKKGFGFIANDEGGDVFVHFSAIQDSGFKTLSEGQRVKFDVEQSPKGPSAVNVKAV